Below is a genomic region from Zea mays cultivar B73 chromosome 9, Zm-B73-REFERENCE-NAM-5.0, whole genome shotgun sequence.
ATCATTGCCCACAAATGAAGGATTCGTTGACATTTTCCATTTGGCGGGCACTCCTACACACAAAAACGAGATTAGTTTAGCATCCCCCCCTCCCCAGGATGCAGCGAAGCTAGCCTGCCTCACTACTCCTCTATGTTGATAGATGCTAGTGAAAATAAAAAGAAGGAATTTTGAACCGCCAGATCGACAGATCATATCCACAGAAGAAGTTACTGGGTACTTATAGACGCCACAAGGTTAACCACATTTGGAATGCAAGAGCTGAGAAGTGCAATTTGTTTGCATGGATTCTCATTCAGAATAAGCTGCTCACTGCCAACAATCTAGCCCGCCGTGGATGGCCACACCAAACCtcttgctcgctctgccaaggaccTATAGAACCTAAAATCCACCTCTGCTTGCAATGCCCTTTCGCTCTCGATATCTGGAACCAGATCCTCTCCTGGGAAAGGGCTGGTCTTACTGCAGCAAGTAGACCCatcaaatttcgacagcatcagcGAGTGGTGGGTTTGACAACCTCTCTCATCACAAAAGACTGAAGAAGAGACTTCGATGGAATCACGATCTACATCATGTTCATGTGGAACATTTGGAAAGAGCGTAATTAAAAGGATTTTCGAGAATAGCTCACTGTCGGCGTTGCAGCCTTGCAGGTGGGTGCAGGGAAAATAAAAGAGTCTTTCGCTTTATATGAGTGCTGATGTTCACTAGCAGCCTCGCCTATTGTGTTTGATATTCTCTTAGTTTCACCTGCGGGTCTTTTTATGCAGGAGGAGGTGTGCTCCTGGTGTGTGTGAGATCTGTGATCATGTTTCTATAACTCTTTTCCCTCTTCAATGAAGGCATAGCTCCTACCATTTGCTTTCAAAAAAAAAATATCCGCAGGAGAAGTTCCAGGGCAAGGTATCTCGAGCCAAAGTTGACACGACTGTCATATGAAAACTGACTTGATTCTTCACTAATCTCGCAGCCCATCACCCAAGTTTTCAGAACTTAAATAAAACCAAGTGCTGCACACACACATTTCATCGAACACATGAACCTCACACAAATCCGAATCCGCATCCATCTGAAGGCCGAAGTTATACGAAGAGGATAATACTACGAGGAGAGCGCGGTATAAACAAACAACAGTAGCCGCACCTGTCGTTGGTGTGCATGAGTGCGAGCTTGAGCGGCCCCGACTGCAGCTCGGCCCAGCGGAGCGTGCAGACGTTTACACTAAAGTCGAGACCCTCCGAGTAGAACCGTGCTGCCCGCGGTACGTCCCGGTGCAGCTGCAGCACCCACCGGAGCGTCGCCGCCGCCATTCCCCACCACCTCCCTCCCCAGTGGCGGAGCACGACCTAAAAATAAGGTATGGCAATGACAAAAATATATCTTGCAGTAAAACAAAATTTAGTATAAAAACATTATTAAGAAGTACCTTAGATGAAGAATTCCTTGTAGATTATATGTCAAATCAGTAACTTAACCAAATATAAGTTGTCAAACAAAGAGCAAGCATACATTAGCATTAAAATAAAGAGCTAAATTTAATAAAAAAATGTATAGACAATATTGTTACACATAACACAACTACCTCTTTCTAGAGCCTTTCTTTTTGCCGACCTTGCTGAGCTTGAATCTATTGCAATTTGCAACTGCAGGGCAGCTAAATTTGCAAATAGCAAGCAACAAAGCAAGCAGAAACTGCAAGCAGCAACGCGGCCAACGCAACTACGCGAGCAACTAAGCCAACTAGCCAAAGCCAAGCAACCAGGCAAGCAGCCGGAGCACTGTAGAAGGCTAGCAAGCAGCAAATTGAGCAAAGCAACTTAGCAAGCAGTCTGCAGCCAGTAGCACGAGCACCGGAGCACGAGATTGTTTTCTCCAATGGCGGAGCCGCGGAGCAGTGGAGCAAGACCGAGCGGCCGGCCAACGCCCAATGGGCCAAGCAGGAAGGAGAGGCAGGAAGCAGCAAGCCAGAGACGGAGGCCACCGCGGCCGCGGACGGACAAGCAGGCGGTCGGCCGGCCAGGTGAGGAGCGTGCTGCGGCGGCTGTGCTGCGCGTGCCTGTTGTTGGACTGAATACCTAGGTTTTGCTCTTTACTGGGCCGATTTAAGGTATGGCGCGGGCCATACTTGGCCATAACGGGCCCTCCGCCCCTGTCCCTCCCTCCTCCAGTCCTCCGGATCAGGCCGTCAACGAACGAGGACAGCAGTCAGCAGCACTCTCACATCCAACGGCCCAGACGGCGAGCAACACAAACCCAACGAATCAAATTCGACTACTTGGGCCGTGTTGGGCAATAAAAGCCCAACTTATCAAACCAGAGCGAGGCACCAAGCAGCCgccttcttcttccgccgacctagagatggcaacgggtacccgaaacccgatgggtttttaccccattagggtacgggtttgggtcaattttcatacccatgggtttgttaatgggcataaatctatacccgacgggtttatgggtacgggtttgttcctatagtacccaaacccgtgaacccgtgggttttttaaacccaaccaaacctagtgcatattgtcattttattttataaatgaccaacaaacttgttattccttatttacttcataatttttatcaattggtgaatgtatcagtagtcggtgagagtgttgcttgctattatagtttttactaacGTTAcatatgtggtggatggataacttagtgcaaggtcacttaattatacaacttattatttgtatttcattctctctactaataatttttgtaccaaatcatgaactcgttgttcattacatagattttggatcatgatCTCATTAaacattacgatacttattgattatgagaagaacaagtatattggagatgaaacccgcgggtaacccatgggtacccgctaacccgatgggtacgggtttgggcaaaatctcaaacccgtcatgggtacgggttttttaatgggcatgaatatttttcacgggtacgggtttgggacggcaaaacccagcgggttagtacccgttgccatctctacgcCGACCTCTCGACAGCATTAGACGCAGGCGCCGCCGACTGCCGTGGAGAGCGCGAGGTAGCTGCGGGCAGGGGCGGAGGGCCCATTATGGCTCATTATGGCCCAAGCCATACCAAAAAAAAAAAAGGTCCGCCGGCCCAACATCTAAACCCTAATCACTGCCGCTCCGAGCGACCGCGCCTCCGCCCGCCGTCCGCCGCCCTAACACTGCCGACCTGTCGACTGCCGTCTGCTCAGCCGGCCAGCCACTATCCGCCGAGCGCCCGACGGCCCGAGCAGGCGAGCAGCTCCGCATCGCGCGACGTCCCAAGCAGGTGAGCAACCAGGGGCAGTAAAGGCGTTCGCGCGACGTCCAACAGTGCACCTGCGCGCGCGACGTCTCGCTGCTTTCTCCAACTCCTGTTCGGTATCGCCGTTTCTCGCTTGGAGGTTGTCCTGTAGCGGGGACGACCGCCCATTCCGGCGCCCGCTCTTCTGCTCCTCCTCGCCTTCCTGTTTCTGCTGCGGGGAGTTCTTCCGCCGCGAGCCGGGACACCGTCGCCGCCGGCCGCCCGCTGTCCGACGCGCAGAGCCTCGTGTCCAAGCGTGGCAAGTTCAAGCTCGGATTCTTCCGTCCAGGTAACTCTGTCGCCCCTAATTAACTTCATTTCGTACGATAGCTGTGTCTGAGAAATGTGTCGGTAGGTGTGTAGAGCCATACCTAAATTTTTTTTCGTCCTCCGCCACTGGCTGCGGGTGCTAGGGTTTGGCTCGAGATGGGGAAGGCAAAGAGCAAGGGCCCTAAATTCGCGGCGGTGAAGAAGATTATCACCAAGAAAACCATCAATAAGTAAGGCAACCATCTCCAGCTGCCAGTCCGCTCCCCTATGGTTAGGTTCATGCTACTGGAAATTCTAATTTTTGTGTATGATAGATACAAGGAGGATGTGCTgaaccacaagaagaaggacgtggACAAGGAGAAACTCGGCCGGAATGTGTGAGTGTTGTGTTTGCGCTCGGAATGGTTTCCTGTGCTTGTTTGGATTGTTGATGTTGTTTTCTTCTGTGATTTACAGGCCGCAGGTTTCGTCGGCGTTGTTCTTCAGCTACAACACAGCATTGGGGCCGCCGTATCGGGTGATTGTGGATACCAACTTCATCAATTTCTCGATACAGAATAAGGTTAGTCGTTTAATTATCTGCTGCTCTCCTATTTCACTGATATATTTTTTATGCAACAGAGGTTCAATACTTGCATGCCCACTGCTTCACTCAGTTAATAATTGAAGATACTGAGTTAATGTGGTGGATTTAATTGATTGTTGACCCGTTCCAGCTTATCTGTACTCTGTATGCTGTATTGTCACAAGAAATGTCGTGCACAATTTCACGTTGTTCGCTGGAGCTACTGACTCTTACCAGATACTGAAACCTTAGGGAAATTAAAAACAAATAGTTAGGATGACTGTTAAGTAAGTTAGGATATAAGCATTGTGATCCGTTTTACTGTTTTAGCAAATAGCAAAACAAACAGCAGCCAACCCCTCTGGGACTGGGAATCATGTTATAACTGTCTCGATTTCCCATCCGATATGGTTGCTGTGCTAAGAATGTTCCCTTCAACTCAGGATTTGATTCATTAACTGTAGTTAATTTTTAAATTCTGTATTCTACATAACACATAATAATGGGGCCACTCATATTTGTGACTAAATCCTCTTTTCCCCCCATGCAGCTGGATTTGGAGAAGGGAATGATGGATTGCCTTTATGCAAAATGTAAGCATttaactctgttatcttgcattcccATTATCTTTTTGGTGAACTGAGATACCCCTTTAATATCTTTTCAACTCTGATGCCTTGTTATGAAGGTACCCCATGTATCACGGACTGTGTTATGGCTGAGCTTGAAAAGCTGGGGCAGAAGTATCGTGTGGCCTTGAGGTGTGCTCCTATCCAATGCTGTTCCCACATTGTGTtatttaatgtcttcttttggctTTATCTGCTTCATTGTCTCAAATAGAGGTTAGATTAGTTTTTTTTATCTATGCCTCTTGTTGTTATCTTCCACTATAAAGATGTCGATTGCATGTACTTGCTGTTATACTCAATTCTTCAGCATAACTTTCATCTATCTGCACAATCTAATTTACCTCCCTCACAGAATTGCCAAGGACCCTAGGTTCCAAAGATTAGCATGCACACACAAGGGAACCTATGCTGATGACTGCATTGTGGAGAGGGTCACTCAGGTAAAAGCTCTCTCTTCTTGAACACTCTTTGTTTGTTTGGAGCATGAGTACTGGGAGTATTCTATTAAGTGCTAACTCTATAGCGAGTTCGTAAGATAGCTCCTGCTAGGGAACTTGTGACTTACACTTATCACTAGTAAACTGCGACATTGGGCACAAAAGTGAATTAATTGTGTATATAATGTATATTCCTAGTTTCTTTTCAAATGTTAATTTAGAGATATATGCAAGTTCTTGAAGCATTGGCTGTTCAAATTTCAAACTTTATGCTTAGCCAACATTTGAGAGGTGTCTGATTGCTTTAGAATTTACTTTTGCCCAATCTTTGAGAGGTAGAAGGGCAGCCAGGTGcagtggtgagagctgtctcactgaGTCACCATGATGTGGGTTCTAAGGGTTCGAAGCAGACTTGCATTTGCGTGGTAaggcttgcctcggtttatccctctctcagaccccactcatgtgggaaTCTACGGCACTGGGTCTGATCTGCCCAATATTTGATAGGTGTGGCTGAATGCTATGTTTTCCGAGATTAGAGATTTTACTATATCTGTTCCCAAGGTGAACCAAAAATAGCACTTGTGTTTTCTCCGCTGAAATCCTTTTCCCATGCTTGTCTAAAGGATTGTGTCTGTATGTAGTATCCAAATTTGTTCCTAGTTAATCAACTGGAACTTGCATGTGAGTGATATCAAATACCCGTGTGCACCTATAGATGATATGTCCTATTCTTTTTATCTTAATGTATAGATCTATTTGTTATGCTTTTGCTTTGATTAATGTGCATTTCGTTGCGTTAGATTGTATTCTTCACCTTCACAATACCTAGTCAAATGATTATTTTGGTTTATTTACCTTGTATGCTACGCATCTTGTTTTATTTGTTCTAAACCATATATTTTACGTGGCAGCACAAATGCTACATAGTTGCTACTTGTGATAGAGATTTGAAAAGGAGGATAAGAAAGGTATGTTTGGTGTTTAGTGCTCATAGCTCAGGACATGCTTCTAATATCGCAAAAGCTTTTTCATGCATGCTTGTACCATGGGCATTTCCCCAATCTTGCAGGTTCCTGGTGTTCCAATCATGTACATCACAAGACATAGGTATTCGATAGAACGGCTCCCTGAGGCCACAATTGGTGGAGGTATGTGATATCTTCATCTGACAAACTTTGTTACTGTGTTCTCTCTGTCCCTAGCTTATATCCTACAATCACATAAGATTGCAGTACTCTGATGCTTTTTTGGCATTCTTGCAGCACCAAGAATCTGATCGGTGCAGACATGAGATGTTCTGGGATGTAATACTATGGCGGTACTTGTCCATCTGACCAAGTCACTATTTCATGTTTCAGTCCACGACAAGGACTAGGATAAGAACGCTGCTTTCTAGGTTGAGCTTACTGTAACTACTAAGAAATTTTTATTATGTACCAACCTTATCATTTCTACAATGTTGCGGGATGTCTGAAGTAATTCTTTGTTAAAAGATCGGGTATCCTGCTCCCTTTTGCTTCTCAATCTTGTGCGCTACAAGCCATAATCCCAATAGAGTGGCTCTTCCTGAATCTCTCATAGAGGATGAACATAGGAGTCCCTCATAATGTGAAACGGAGGCGACAACAATCTGCAACAGTCGTTGGATATTTAGGCCTTGTATTTCTACAGTGCTACAACACTTTACTAAAGTTTAGCACATGAAATCAAACAAGCatattgaaagagcagtgctaaagtttagcacctATTAACACTGGCTCTTGTTTTGATACTAAATTATGTTAAAAGTGTGTCCCCTGACACATTAATGGTCCATGTCTATCCTTAGCATCTCCTTCAGCACTACTGAAGCTTATACCGAGTACAACAATGGCACTAAATTACCCACCAAAAGGCAAGCAAAAGTACAATCGAGGCACTAGGAATGACCAAACCCATTGCATAGGCCTGTTTTGTTCAACTCTTTTGaacagcttttctgagaatctgacAGTTTTTTCTAAACATCTTTTCTGGTACGAAGAGAATCTGTTGTGAAGAGAATCTGAATATAGTGAAGATTACGTGCGGAAGAAGATAAAATAGTCCACAGACTTTAGTATGTAGAAAGTGACGGTTTTCTGCTATCACAGTGAAGTTAGAGGCATCTTACCGAAATATCCAACGACTATTGTCCAATCTGTTCTTTTTATATTGATTCCATCCAACAATTTCTCAGTTCATTTTTTTAGACGCGTCCATCTCATACAAATTTCGCAATAACAAAAGGAGTCAACACAAAAAAAAAACCAGTCAAAATGAACAATTATGCAAAAATCTTGCAAAAATAAAAGCAATGAGAAACTCGCCAATATGCAATAGAGTTATAGGTAGCAGATGAATTTGATGCTCGCTGTGATCTCACCCACCGGACACATCAAGAACATGACGAGTCGCTGGAGCCTTTCACCTCTACCTCTTATAATAATAGATCGATGTTTTTCAATACGCTCACTAGAATAGGGCTAGGCGAGCTGAATATTTCTCGCATTGCAATGCACAGGTAGATTTACCAGTGGCTTTTGAAAATCAAAGTATTTTATAAATCTGTCGTTTATTTCTCTAATGCTTCAAAAAAAACCTTTACGAAGAAACAATGCCTCGTTATGTAAACTAATGTAAATAAACTGTATTAGTTGATCTTTAACGACGACCCGATTCATTCCTAGGTATGATCCAGTGCGGACGGCCCCACATTGGATCAACCTCGCCGGTGTTTAGATTCAGCCGCCCCATGCGCTCTGGCCTCGTAAGGTCTGTGAAGCCGACGTCGTATGCGACGGCCAGACGCCCACATGGGTGCGTCAGCTGATGGGCAAGGATCACGTACACGCGGTTCGCCTTCGCTCCCGTCGGGTCGGCGGTGACTGTGAACCCATGCGCGCCGTCGACGAACACCGCGCGGTCACCGATGTCGAGCACTGGCCTCCACCTCGGCGGCCTCTGGCTGTCCCTGTGCCGCGCGCGGTACGCTTTGGTAAAGACCACGCCGTCGCTGTCCCCGACGCGGTGCACCAGGAGAATCGCGTCGTCCGTAGATGGCACTAGGTAGGCGTAGTCGACGTCGCCGAAGCCCGGCGGCGCAGGGATCTTCGTGCGGGCCTGCAGCGTGCCGGCGTCGATGATTGTAGTTTTCAGCGTGCGCAGCTCGAGGACGAAGAAGAGCCCGCCGCGGTAGTTGACGGTCATGGGCGAGCCGAGCTTTGACTGGTGCACCGGCATCCACCGCTCGCCGCCGTGCTCGCAGAAGAAGGCCGTGTCGCCGCGGGCCACCATGACGCCTCGCGGGGACCAGTCCCACGCCAACCCGTCGTCGGTGACGCGCGCGCAGCGCAGACGTGGCTCGTCGCTGAGACACCCGACCGGGTCCTTCTCCGAGAAGGGGATGGGCAGGTCCGGCAGCGGTGCGCGCGAGCCGGTGAAGGGGTCGACGAGGTGGCACGGGTGCCTGTAGCACACATCCGTGGCTAGCACCATCCCACCGTACGGAGACGGCACGAGCCGGCGGCCGAGCACCGGAGGCATTGGCCGCACGTCGGCGCTGTTAAGCATGCGCATGTGGGCGAGGGAGAAGAACTTGTAACCGTGCTCCGATGCGAACGCGACGCACGGGAGCATCGCCGATTCCTCTTCGTGGCCACCATGCTCCGTCTCCATGCTCATCTCAGGTACAGGCGGCGCGAGCATTGTGTTGGTTGGAGAACAAAACGACGGGTATATATATCTCTACTCCTGCCCTTCCATATGTTACAAATCAACCCGCACGCCCCGCCCCCACCCGTAGGCCGTAGCCGGCACCTCACACACACCGCCGCCTCCCCGAGCCTGCCCCCCGACGATGCCGCACCCGCCCGCCACCTCGCTCTAACGGTGCTCCGCGCATGTCGCGCCCGCCTACCAGCTTACCGCATCTCGCGCGCCGTTCACGACCTCCGCCTGCTCCGCAACGAATCCCCCTCACCTCGCTCTGCCTGCCCCTCCTCCCTATAAAGCCTAGCTATTCTGCTCACCTCGCTGCGCCCCGACGGCGCCACAACTCCACCACCTCCTCTAGTTACCCGACATCGGTGCCACGCTCCTCCTCGCCATGTGTGACTCCTACTCCCCGTGGCCACCAGGGCGATGTGGTGGCGTCCGCTGATGCGATCGCTCCTCCGCCTGTGCCTGGCGCCCTGGCCAACGCGTCGGTGGTGCCAGCCGCGGTGCGGATCCACAAGGCAGGGCGAAGTCACCGTCAAGCTCTCGGTCGCGCCTGGCCGGGCTAGCCGCCTAGCTCTTTCCCGCCTCCCGTGGCCTGGGCGCCTGGCTAGGGCCAGCTATTCAGGCGACCAACCGCACCACCGTCCCCCTACCTTCCACGTTATCGTCGACTCCGACTATGTCTGGGTCCGCTTCTTGCCATGTTCTTCTCGGTACTCTACTGTACACGAGGTATGGCACTGGGTTGGTGACTAGAGACATGCTGGGGCTCCCCAAACGCCGGTTCGTTGCGTTTGGTATGCTGGTGGTACTTACAATGTGTTTGGTTGGATGCGTGCTTAACTGTTTACAACCAGGCGCAGGGTATGCGTTGACTTCAGGTAAGCACATGTTTGAATGGCTGCACGCAAGCGAGCGGGCCTGCTTCTGCTGGTGCAGCACAGACCAATTTGTGGCTCTCTGCCTGCACGCACAGAAACGTGGGAATATTGCATCTCCCGCGAGCCAAGCTCGGACAAGCCTGCATGTGCGTATGCGGACAACCAATCATGAGGTTAGAGTCGCTGCTGGCATGTCTGCTGGAGGTAGTTTTGTTCATGTTCACTCTGAGAATGGTGTGATTGATTTTTACAGATGAAATTGCATTTCTTGCTCGATTATAAAGGAAGGGGCAAAATGGTTTGGTTCCATCCAGTTTTATGTCCTAATACAAATTTGTTAATTAGTTGTTGTTTATGGAACTTGCGGCTATGCTACCAGGGCATGTTATTTCCTATATTGTCCCAGGCATATATGTACTTTGGTTAGATTTTGTTGCAATCCATTAACTCTGTTCACTTATATCTCTTGGTTCTTTGATCTAGGTTATTTCAATTATTAGCAATGATTCTGTTGCAATCCGTTAACTTTGTTCACTTATATTTCATGGTTCTTTGAGCTATTTGAATATGTTTGTTCAGTAATGTTCGATGCCTCTAATAATTGTAATGATTGGATGTCACTTGTTCTATTTCTTCCTCCAAGTGGTTCTCTCACTGTTTTGTTTCTGAATATTTTCCAGGCACCCCGACGCCCGCACGCGGGGCACCTGACCGCCTGCTTGCGCGTTTCCCCACATTTATGCGGCTTGGCCCTTATTTACCTTTTTTCTTAAAAAGAGAGAAAAAAGAACTCCTTTCATGTGTCCCGTCATTTTCAGTTAGAGTGACCAACAGTTGTGAGTTCTCGTTATGTTCTCCCCACGACACCCATATACCTACCGAATGCTGATGATGATGCCAAAACTGTTTTACTTGAGGAATGCTGATAATGATACACAAGGTGTTATActtgaggcatctgaggttggGA
It encodes:
- the LOC100272977 gene encoding uncharacterized LOC100272977, which encodes MGKAKSKGPKFAAVKKIITKKTINKYKEDVLNHKKKDVDKEKLGRNVPQVSSALFFSYNTALGPPYRVIVDTNFINFSIQNKLDLEKGMMDCLYAKCTPCITDCVMAELEKLGQKYRVALRIAKDPRFQRLACTHKGTYADDCIVERVTQHKCYIVATCDRDLKRRIRKVPGVPIMYITRHRYSIERLPEATIGGAPRI